Proteins from a genomic interval of Ramlibacter algicola:
- a CDS encoding TlpA family protein disulfide reductase, giving the protein MTDVEAPKDPGKRRAALTVGVGAVAALAGAGAAWWTLRPAGSSPAAVQALWQASFATPTGGTVTMESLRGKRLLVNFWATWCPPCVEEMPLLDRFAGEHAANGWQVLGLAIDQPSAVRQFLARTPVRYPIGLAGLEGTELAKSLGNSAGGLPFTVVLDAGGNVRERRMGRLSASDLQAWAGAA; this is encoded by the coding sequence ATGACTGACGTCGAAGCACCGAAGGACCCCGGCAAGCGGCGCGCGGCATTGACGGTTGGCGTCGGCGCGGTGGCGGCGCTCGCGGGCGCCGGCGCGGCGTGGTGGACGCTGCGTCCAGCCGGGTCCTCGCCGGCCGCGGTGCAGGCCTTGTGGCAGGCGTCCTTCGCGACTCCGACCGGTGGCACCGTGACGATGGAGTCCCTGCGCGGCAAGCGCCTGCTGGTCAACTTCTGGGCCACGTGGTGCCCGCCGTGCGTGGAGGAGATGCCACTTCTGGACCGCTTCGCCGGTGAACATGCCGCCAACGGCTGGCAAGTGCTGGGCTTGGCGATCGACCAACCAAGCGCGGTGCGGCAGTTCCTGGCCCGCACGCCGGTGCGCTACCCGATCGGCCTGGCCGGGCTGGAAGGCACCGAGCTGGCCAAATCGCTGGGCAACAGCGCGGGCGGCCTTCCGTTCACGGTCGTCCTGGACGCGGGCGGCAACGTGCGCGAGCGTAGAATGGGACGGTTGTCCGCGTCCGACCTGCAGGCCTGGGCCGGCGCCGCCTGA
- the accB gene encoding acetyl-CoA carboxylase biotin carboxyl carrier protein: protein MDLRKLKTLIDLVSESNVSELEITEAEGKVRIVKGGGAVVQQAGSVAAPALAPAAAPVAAAASVAAPAPVAEVPAGHAVKSPMVGTFYRASSPGAKSFVEIGTQVKAGDTVCIIEAMKILNEIEADKGGTVTQILCENGQAVEYGQPLFIIE, encoded by the coding sequence ATGGACTTGCGCAAACTCAAGACGTTGATCGACCTGGTGTCGGAATCGAACGTCTCCGAACTCGAAATCACCGAAGCGGAAGGCAAGGTCCGGATCGTCAAGGGCGGCGGCGCCGTCGTGCAGCAGGCCGGCTCGGTCGCCGCACCGGCCCTCGCCCCGGCGGCCGCACCCGTTGCCGCCGCTGCTTCCGTCGCCGCGCCGGCACCCGTCGCGGAAGTGCCGGCCGGCCATGCCGTCAAGTCGCCGATGGTGGGCACGTTCTACCGTGCGTCCAGCCCGGGCGCAAAGTCGTTCGTGGAGATCGGCACCCAGGTGAAGGCCGGCGACACGGTCTGCATCATCGAGGCGATGAAGATCCTCAACGAGATCGAAGCCGACAAGGGCGGCACGGTCACCCAGATCCTGTGCGAGAACGGTCAGGCAGTGGAATACGGCCAGCCGCTGTTCATCATCGAGTGA
- the accC gene encoding acetyl-CoA carboxylase biotin carboxylase subunit, translated as MFKKILIANRGEIALRIQRACRELGIKAVMVYSEADREAKYVKLAEEAVCIGPAPSPQSYLNMPAIISAAEVTDAEAIHPGYGFLSENADFAERVEKSGFQFIGPTPDSIRIMGDKVSAKQAMIKAGVPCVPGSEGELPDDPALIRRTARAVGYPVIIKAAGGGGGRGMRVVHTEAALVNAVQMTKAEAGAAFGNPAVYMEKFLQNPRHIEIQVLADKHRNAVYLGERDCSMQRRHQKIIEEGPAPGIPRKLIDKIGERCAAACKKIGYRGAGTFEFLYENGEFYFIEMNTRVQVEHPVTELITGVDIVKQQILVAAGEKLPFTQRDIQIRGHAIECRINAENAYTFVPSPGRITLWHPPGGPGVRVDSHVYNNYFVPPNYDSMIGKIIVHGDTREEALARMRTALLETVVEGIHTNIPLHRELMVDAKFCDGGTNIHYLEQWMSQRKR; from the coding sequence ATGTTCAAGAAGATCCTGATCGCGAACCGCGGTGAAATCGCCCTGCGGATCCAGCGGGCCTGCCGCGAGCTGGGCATCAAGGCGGTGATGGTCTATTCCGAGGCCGACCGCGAAGCCAAGTACGTCAAGCTCGCCGAGGAAGCGGTGTGCATCGGCCCGGCGCCGTCGCCCCAGAGCTACCTCAACATGCCGGCCATCATCTCGGCGGCCGAAGTGACCGACGCCGAGGCCATCCACCCCGGCTACGGCTTCCTGTCCGAGAACGCGGACTTCGCCGAGCGGGTCGAGAAGAGCGGCTTCCAGTTCATCGGCCCGACGCCCGATTCGATCCGGATCATGGGCGACAAGGTCTCGGCCAAGCAGGCCATGATCAAGGCCGGCGTGCCCTGCGTGCCCGGCTCCGAAGGTGAACTGCCGGATGACCCCGCACTGATCCGGCGCACCGCGCGGGCAGTCGGCTACCCCGTGATCATCAAGGCGGCCGGCGGCGGCGGCGGCCGCGGCATGCGCGTCGTGCACACCGAGGCCGCCCTGGTCAACGCGGTGCAGATGACGAAGGCCGAGGCCGGTGCGGCGTTCGGCAATCCGGCGGTGTACATGGAGAAATTCCTCCAGAACCCGCGGCACATCGAGATCCAGGTGCTGGCCGACAAGCACCGCAATGCCGTGTACCTGGGCGAGCGCGACTGCTCGATGCAGCGGCGCCACCAGAAGATCATCGAGGAAGGCCCGGCGCCGGGCATCCCGCGCAAATTGATCGACAAGATCGGCGAGCGCTGCGCGGCGGCCTGCAAGAAGATCGGCTACCGCGGCGCGGGCACGTTCGAGTTCCTGTACGAGAACGGCGAGTTCTATTTCATCGAGATGAACACGCGCGTGCAGGTCGAGCACCCGGTCACCGAGCTGATCACGGGCGTCGACATCGTCAAGCAGCAGATCCTGGTGGCCGCCGGCGAGAAGCTGCCGTTCACGCAGCGCGACATCCAGATCCGCGGCCACGCCATCGAGTGCCGCATCAACGCCGAGAACGCGTACACGTTCGTGCCGTCGCCCGGCCGCATCACGCTCTGGCACCCGCCCGGCGGCCCCGGCGTGCGCGTCGACTCGCACGTCTACAACAACTACTTCGTGCCGCCCAACTACGACTCGATGATCGGCAAGATCATCGTGCACGGGGACACGCGCGAAGAGGCGCTGGCGCGCATGCGCACCGCGCTGCTCGAGACCGTCGTCGAAGGCATCCACACCAACATCCCGCTGCACCGCGAGCTGATGGTGGACGCCAAGTTCTGCGACGGCGGCACCAACATCCACTACCTCGAGCAGTGGATGTCGCAGCGCAAGCGCTAG
- the prmA gene encoding 50S ribosomal protein L11 methyltransferase, with amino-acid sequence MFELRLLCGEDQVEAVGDALEALDALSVSVEDADAHTEAEQALFGEPGMPPPKEGWQRSRVLALFARQAQAEDAARLLIAQDFFEGGRVLGIEQVPDQDWVRLTQSQFAPVEITPEFWIVPTWHEPPAAAREVIRLDPGLAFGTGTHPTTRMCLRWTARRSLAGQRVLDYGCGSGILAIGAAKFGAAVVDAVDIDEAAVRATQDNAQANGVTLRVGLPELAQGEYDTVLANILATPLKMLAPLLCGHVKPAGSLVLAGILERQADELKAAYAPYLRLEVSDSEDGWILMTGSR; translated from the coding sequence ATGTTCGAGCTGCGCCTCCTCTGCGGCGAGGACCAGGTCGAGGCGGTCGGCGACGCGCTCGAAGCGCTGGACGCGCTCAGCGTCTCCGTCGAGGACGCGGACGCGCACACCGAGGCCGAGCAGGCGCTGTTCGGCGAGCCCGGCATGCCGCCGCCCAAGGAAGGCTGGCAGCGCTCGCGCGTGCTCGCGCTGTTCGCGCGGCAGGCGCAGGCCGAAGACGCCGCGCGCCTGCTCATCGCGCAGGACTTCTTCGAAGGCGGCCGGGTCCTCGGCATCGAGCAGGTGCCCGACCAGGACTGGGTGCGCCTGACGCAATCGCAGTTCGCGCCGGTCGAGATCACGCCCGAGTTCTGGATCGTGCCCACGTGGCACGAGCCGCCCGCCGCTGCGCGCGAAGTGATCCGGCTCGATCCCGGCCTGGCGTTCGGAACCGGCACGCACCCGACCACCCGCATGTGCCTGCGCTGGACCGCCAGGCGCTCGCTGGCCGGCCAGCGCGTGCTCGATTACGGCTGCGGCTCCGGCATCCTCGCGATCGGCGCGGCGAAGTTCGGCGCCGCCGTGGTCGACGCGGTCGACATCGACGAAGCGGCGGTGCGCGCGACGCAGGACAATGCGCAAGCCAACGGCGTCACGTTGCGCGTCGGCCTGCCCGAGCTGGCGCAGGGCGAGTACGACACGGTGCTGGCCAACATCCTGGCCACGCCGCTCAAGATGCTCGCACCGCTGCTGTGCGGGCACGTGAAGCCGGCTGGCTCGCTGGTGCTGGCCGGCATCCTCGAGCGCCAGGCCGACGAACTGAAGGCCGCGTATGCGCCGTACCTCCGGCTCGAAGTGTCAGACAGCGAGGACGGCTGGATCCTGATGACGGGATCACGCTAG
- a CDS encoding DUF3426 domain-containing protein, with translation MSMITGCPACGTLFRVVPDQLKISDGWVRCGHCSEVFDATTHLQAATEDDSAPLATDTEPQALPGPAAANEAGDSIADAGAQQAPGAPPPADDFAASLPPAFATSAHPPAAADDDSEQASPAFRPSQSPADATRPAGLEHEPAYAAQVDSVLSEARASRPFVEEDDDEEPPRLDDPELDGVGFVEQARRQLFWKRPLVRVALLLLAIGLAALLAAQVAVHDRDRLAVQHPEWKPWLERLCEVAHCKLGPPHRIDALVIDNSAFSRVRQDIYRLSVTLKNQSTQPVAVPAVELTLTDGQDQPVLRRVLTARELGAAADTLGPSADWSTSLTLAVTPPAGGNRIAGYRLLAFYP, from the coding sequence ATGAGCATGATCACCGGGTGCCCGGCCTGCGGCACCCTGTTCAGGGTGGTGCCCGACCAGCTGAAGATTTCGGACGGCTGGGTGCGGTGCGGCCACTGCTCGGAAGTCTTCGACGCCACCACGCACCTGCAGGCCGCGACCGAGGACGACTCTGCGCCCTTGGCGACGGACACGGAACCCCAGGCGTTGCCCGGACCGGCCGCCGCCAACGAGGCTGGCGATTCGATCGCGGACGCCGGCGCGCAGCAAGCTCCTGGCGCGCCCCCGCCCGCCGACGACTTCGCGGCATCGCTGCCGCCTGCTTTCGCCACGAGTGCGCATCCGCCCGCCGCGGCCGACGACGACAGCGAGCAAGCTTCGCCCGCCTTCCGCCCCTCGCAATCCCCGGCCGACGCGACGCGTCCCGCCGGCCTCGAGCACGAACCGGCCTATGCGGCGCAAGTCGATTCCGTCCTGTCCGAAGCGCGCGCTTCGCGTCCCTTCGTCGAGGAGGATGACGACGAGGAGCCACCGCGGCTGGACGATCCTGAACTGGACGGCGTCGGCTTCGTGGAGCAGGCGCGCCGCCAGCTGTTCTGGAAACGGCCGCTGGTGCGCGTGGCGCTGCTGCTGCTGGCCATCGGCCTCGCAGCCTTGCTGGCCGCGCAAGTCGCCGTGCACGACCGCGATCGCCTGGCCGTGCAGCACCCCGAATGGAAGCCGTGGCTGGAGCGCCTGTGCGAGGTCGCGCACTGCAAGCTCGGGCCGCCGCACCGCATCGACGCCCTCGTGATCGACAACAGCGCCTTCTCGCGCGTGCGCCAGGACATCTACCGCCTGAGCGTGACGCTGAAGAACCAGTCCACGCAACCCGTCGCCGTGCCGGCGGTGGAACTCACGCTGACCGACGGGCAGGACCAGCCCGTGCTGCGGCGCGTGCTCACGGCGCGCGAGCTGGGCGCCGCCGCCGACACGCTGGGGCCGTCGGCCGACTGGTCCACCTCGCTCACGCTGGCGGTCACGCCACCGGCGGGCGGCAACCGCATCGCCGGCTACCGCCTGCTCGCCTTCTATCCCTGA
- a CDS encoding carbohydrate kinase family protein → MAAVICGSLAFDTIMTFEGRFAQQILPDQLHILNVSFLVPALRRDFGGCAGNIAYALRQLGGEPLPMATLGSDGGEYLQRLETLGISTEFVRQVEGTYTAQAMIMTDLDNNQITAFHPGAMMQAHVTKVTARPDIRIGIVSPDGRDAMVQHAHQFQAAGIPFVFDPGQGLPMFNGEELRAFISQATWVTVNDYEGKMLSERTGLSAADISRQVRGGVVVTLGAEGCEVWVGGQMTHVAGVKAAAVVDPTGCGDAWRGALLHGLEQGWDLVRCAELGNKVGAAKVASRGPQNWTL, encoded by the coding sequence ATGGCAGCCGTCATCTGCGGATCGCTCGCGTTCGACACCATCATGACTTTCGAGGGACGTTTCGCGCAGCAGATCCTGCCGGACCAGTTACACATCCTGAACGTCTCGTTCCTCGTGCCCGCCCTGCGCCGCGACTTCGGCGGCTGCGCCGGCAACATCGCGTACGCGCTCAGGCAACTCGGCGGCGAGCCCCTGCCGATGGCGACGCTGGGCAGCGATGGGGGCGAGTACCTGCAGCGTCTCGAGACGCTGGGCATCAGCACAGAGTTCGTGCGGCAGGTCGAAGGCACGTACACCGCGCAGGCGATGATCATGACGGACCTGGACAACAACCAGATCACCGCCTTCCACCCCGGCGCGATGATGCAGGCGCACGTCACGAAGGTCACTGCGCGTCCCGACATCCGCATCGGCATCGTCTCGCCCGACGGCCGTGACGCGATGGTGCAGCACGCGCACCAGTTCCAGGCCGCCGGCATCCCGTTCGTGTTCGACCCGGGCCAGGGCCTGCCGATGTTCAACGGCGAGGAACTGCGCGCCTTCATCTCGCAGGCGACCTGGGTCACGGTCAACGACTACGAAGGCAAGATGCTGTCCGAGCGCACGGGCCTCTCGGCGGCGGACATTTCGCGCCAGGTGCGCGGCGGCGTCGTCGTGACGCTGGGCGCCGAAGGTTGCGAGGTCTGGGTGGGCGGGCAGATGACGCACGTCGCGGGCGTCAAGGCCGCGGCCGTCGTCGATCCCACCGGCTGCGGCGACGCCTGGCGCGGCGCGCTGCTGCACGGGCTGGAGCAGGGCTGGGACCTGGTGCGCTGCGCCGAGCTGGGCAACAAGGTCGGGGCCGCGAAGGTGGCCTCGCGCGGCCCGCAGAACTGGACCCTCTGA
- a CDS encoding SDR family oxidoreductase: protein MQDLFSLAGRVALVTGGSRGIGRMIATGFLQHGAKRVYITARKAEACEQTARELSSLGECIPLPADVSTVEACQALAAEVGRREQALDILVNNAGAAWGEPFDTFPEKGWDKVVDLNMKTPFFLTQALHAQLKAGASAQRPAKVINIASIDGISVNPWETYSYAASKAGLIHLTKRMALRLAQDHIVASGIAPGPFASEMNKQARDHADEVSQRVPAGRIGTDEDMAGAAIFLAARSGDYVVGETLVVDGGVSFARG, encoded by the coding sequence ATGCAAGACCTCTTTTCCCTCGCGGGCCGCGTGGCCCTGGTCACCGGCGGTTCGCGCGGCATCGGCCGCATGATCGCCACCGGCTTCCTGCAGCACGGCGCGAAACGCGTCTACATCACCGCCCGCAAGGCCGAGGCCTGCGAACAGACCGCGCGCGAGCTGTCGTCGCTGGGCGAGTGCATCCCGCTGCCGGCGGACGTGTCGACGGTTGAAGCCTGCCAGGCGCTGGCCGCCGAGGTCGGCCGGCGCGAGCAGGCGCTCGACATCCTGGTGAACAACGCCGGCGCCGCGTGGGGCGAGCCGTTCGACACCTTCCCCGAAAAGGGCTGGGACAAGGTCGTCGACCTGAACATGAAGACGCCCTTCTTCCTCACCCAGGCGCTGCACGCGCAGCTCAAGGCCGGGGCCAGCGCGCAGCGGCCCGCCAAGGTGATCAACATCGCGTCGATCGACGGCATCTCGGTCAACCCGTGGGAGACCTACTCGTACGCGGCGAGCAAGGCGGGCCTGATCCACCTGACCAAGCGCATGGCGCTGCGCCTGGCGCAGGACCACATCGTGGCCAGCGGCATCGCGCCCGGGCCGTTCGCGTCCGAGATGAACAAGCAGGCGCGCGACCACGCCGACGAAGTGAGCCAGCGCGTGCCGGCCGGGCGCATCGGCACCGACGAGGACATGGCGGGCGCCGCGATCTTCCTGGCGGCGCGCTCGGGCGATTACGTCGTCGGCGAGACGCTCGTGGTCGACGGCGGCGTCAGCTTCGCCCGCGGCTGA
- a CDS encoding branched-chain amino acid ABC transporter permease, which translates to MGKAVRLTYLALLVLALVAPMIGLYPVFVMKLLCFALFACAFNLLLGFTGLLSFGHAAFFGFAAYVTGWFVKAQGWTPELGVLAGVVAAGLLGLVFGLVAIRRQGIYFAMITLALSQMVFFLCLQAPFTGGEDGLQGVFRGKLFGLFPLVDDTVMYYIVLAVFLACFLGILRIVTSPFGQVLKMIRENEPRAISLGYQVDRYKLLAFVLSSSLAGLAGSMKTLVMKFATLSDVHWSMSGEVILMSLLGGVGTFFGPVLGAGIVIGLQDTLADKVGEWVTVIIGVIFVLCVLAFRKGIVGELLAWRERRRARKS; encoded by the coding sequence ATGGGCAAGGCCGTGCGCCTGACCTACCTGGCGCTGCTGGTGCTGGCGCTCGTCGCGCCGATGATCGGGCTGTACCCGGTCTTCGTGATGAAGCTGCTTTGCTTCGCGCTGTTCGCCTGCGCGTTCAACCTGCTGCTCGGGTTCACCGGGCTGCTGTCGTTCGGCCATGCCGCGTTCTTCGGCTTCGCCGCGTACGTCACGGGCTGGTTCGTGAAGGCGCAGGGCTGGACCCCCGAACTCGGCGTACTGGCCGGCGTCGTCGCCGCGGGCCTGCTGGGCCTCGTCTTCGGCCTGGTGGCCATCCGCCGGCAGGGCATCTACTTCGCCATGATCACGCTGGCGCTGTCGCAGATGGTCTTCTTCCTCTGCCTGCAGGCCCCGTTCACGGGCGGCGAGGACGGCCTCCAGGGCGTGTTCCGCGGCAAGCTGTTCGGCCTCTTCCCGCTGGTCGACGATACGGTCATGTACTACATCGTGCTGGCGGTGTTCCTGGCCTGCTTCCTGGGCATCTTGCGCATCGTCACCTCGCCGTTCGGCCAGGTGCTCAAGATGATCCGCGAGAACGAGCCGCGCGCCATCTCGCTGGGCTACCAGGTCGACCGCTACAAGCTGCTCGCCTTCGTGCTGTCCTCGTCGCTGGCCGGCCTGGCCGGCTCGATGAAGACGCTGGTGATGAAGTTCGCCACGCTGTCCGACGTGCACTGGTCCATGTCCGGCGAGGTCATCCTGATGTCGCTGCTGGGCGGCGTCGGCACCTTCTTCGGCCCGGTGCTCGGGGCCGGCATCGTCATCGGCCTGCAGGACACGCTGGCCGACAAGGTCGGCGAGTGGGTGACGGTCATCATCGGCGTCATCTTCGTGCTGTGCGTGCTCGCGTTCCGCAAGGGCATCGTGGGCGAGCTGCTCGCCTGGCGCGAGCGCCGTCGCGCCCGCAAGTCCTGA
- a CDS encoding branched-chain amino acid ABC transporter permease → MEIFGIPHQAFLGQLMLGLVNGAFYAMLSLGLAVIFGLLDIVNFAHGALYMVGAFAAWIMLDSWGVNYWWALLLAPLLVGVLGVIVERLFLKRLYGLDPLYGLLLTFGLSLILEGVFRRQYGVSGQSYAVPELLEGATNLGFMILPNYRAWVIFASIAICLVTWYVIERTRLGAYLRAGTENAKLVQAFGVNVPLMVSLTYGAGAALAGLAGVLAAPVIQVTPLMGSNLIIVVFAVVVIGGMGSILGSVITGLGLGVVEGFTRVFYPEASNIVVFVIMAIVLMLRPAGLFGKEA, encoded by the coding sequence ATGGAAATCTTCGGCATTCCCCACCAGGCCTTCCTCGGCCAGCTGATGCTGGGCCTGGTCAACGGCGCCTTCTACGCGATGCTCAGCCTCGGGCTGGCGGTCATCTTCGGCCTGCTGGACATCGTGAACTTCGCGCACGGGGCGCTGTACATGGTCGGGGCCTTCGCGGCCTGGATCATGCTTGACAGCTGGGGCGTCAATTACTGGTGGGCGCTGCTGCTGGCGCCCCTGCTCGTCGGCGTGCTCGGCGTGATCGTCGAGCGCCTGTTCCTCAAGCGGCTGTACGGGCTGGACCCGTTGTACGGCCTGCTGCTGACCTTCGGCCTGTCCCTCATCCTCGAGGGCGTGTTCCGCCGCCAGTACGGCGTGTCCGGCCAGTCCTATGCGGTGCCCGAGCTGCTGGAGGGCGCCACCAATCTCGGCTTCATGATCCTCCCGAACTACCGGGCCTGGGTCATCTTCGCCTCCATCGCCATCTGCCTGGTGACGTGGTACGTCATCGAGCGCACGCGGCTGGGCGCCTACCTGCGCGCCGGCACCGAGAACGCCAAGCTCGTGCAGGCATTCGGGGTCAACGTGCCGCTGATGGTGAGCCTCACCTATGGCGCTGGGGCCGCCCTCGCCGGCCTAGCTGGCGTGCTCGCCGCGCCCGTGATCCAGGTGACGCCGCTCATGGGCTCCAACCTGATCATCGTGGTGTTCGCGGTGGTCGTGATCGGCGGCATGGGCTCCATCCTGGGCTCGGTCATCACCGGCCTGGGCCTGGGCGTCGTCGAGGGCTTCACCCGCGTCTTCTATCCGGAAGCGTCCAACATCGTCGTCTTCGTCATCATGGCGATCGTCCTCATGCTGCGGCCGGCCGGCCTGTTCGGCAAGGAAGCCTGA
- a CDS encoding ABC transporter substrate-binding protein, with product MKIKTLVAAMALGLGSYAATAQNNAGPVRIGFITDMSSLYADIDGPAGAEMVKWAVQDFGGKVLNRPIEVLTADHQNKADVAASKAREWIDSQNLAMLIGGTSSGTNLAMAGVTKEKKRPFISIGAGSARLTNEDCSPYTIHYAYDTVALAKVGGSALVKAGAKKWYFLTADYAFGHSLEADATNVVKANGGTVVGSVKHPLNASDFSSFLLQAQGSKADILAMANAGGDFVNAMKAAKEFGITKQMKVAGLLVFINDVHSVGVKNAEGLQVADSWYWNQDDESRKFAKRFFDKFKRMPSSLQAADYSATMNYLKAVQKVGTTDADKVNGELRSMKYNDFYHKNATVRADGRMMHDMYLFQVKAAKDSNTPWDYYKLVAKVPGDQAFTTPAESKCTLLKK from the coding sequence ATGAAGATCAAGACGCTAGTCGCTGCGATGGCCCTGGGCCTGGGCAGCTATGCCGCCACGGCGCAGAACAACGCGGGTCCCGTCCGCATCGGCTTCATCACCGACATGTCCAGCCTGTACGCCGACATCGACGGCCCCGCGGGCGCCGAGATGGTCAAGTGGGCGGTGCAGGACTTCGGCGGCAAGGTGCTGAACCGCCCGATCGAGGTGCTGACGGCCGACCACCAGAACAAGGCCGACGTCGCCGCATCCAAGGCGCGCGAGTGGATCGACAGCCAGAACCTGGCCATGCTGATCGGCGGCACCAGCTCGGGCACCAACCTGGCGATGGCCGGCGTCACCAAGGAGAAGAAGCGTCCCTTCATCTCCATCGGTGCCGGCTCCGCGCGCCTGACCAACGAGGACTGCTCGCCCTACACCATCCACTACGCCTACGACACCGTCGCGCTGGCGAAGGTGGGCGGCAGCGCCCTGGTCAAGGCCGGCGCCAAGAAGTGGTACTTCCTGACCGCCGACTACGCCTTCGGCCACTCGCTGGAAGCGGACGCCACCAACGTGGTCAAGGCCAACGGCGGCACGGTCGTCGGCTCGGTCAAGCACCCGCTGAACGCCTCGGACTTCTCGTCCTTCCTGCTGCAGGCGCAAGGCTCCAAGGCCGACATCCTGGCCATGGCCAACGCCGGCGGCGACTTCGTCAACGCGATGAAGGCCGCCAAGGAGTTCGGCATCACCAAGCAGATGAAGGTGGCCGGCCTCCTGGTGTTCATCAACGACGTGCACTCCGTGGGCGTCAAGAACGCCGAGGGCCTGCAGGTCGCCGACAGCTGGTACTGGAACCAGGACGACGAGTCGCGCAAGTTCGCCAAGCGCTTCTTCGACAAGTTCAAGCGCATGCCGTCCAGCCTGCAGGCTGCCGACTACTCGGCGACCATGAACTACCTGAAGGCAGTGCAGAAGGTCGGCACCACGGACGCCGACAAGGTGAACGGCGAACTGCGTTCGATGAAGTACAACGACTTCTATCACAAGAACGCGACGGTTCGCGCCGACGGCCGGATGATGCACGACATGTACCTGTTCCAGGTCAAGGCGGCCAAGGACTCCAACACCCCTTGGGACTACTACAAGCTCGTGGCCAAGGTGCCCGGCGACCAGGCGTTCACGACGCCCGCCGAGTCCAAGTGCACGCTGCTGAAGAAGTGA
- a CDS encoding ABC transporter ATP-binding protein, protein MATNETLRIENLNAWYGESHVLHGVNMHVGEGEVVALLGRNGAGRTTTMRAIVGLTGKRTGSIRIAGKEAISLAAHKVARLGVGYCPEERGIFASLSAEENLMLPPSVAAGGMGIDEIYGMFPNLKERASSPGTRLSGGEQQMLAVARILRTGARLLLLDEISEGLAPVIVQKLAEMIRTLKAKGYTIVLVEQNFRFAAPLADRFYVMEHGKIVREFAQHQLQDNMSMLQEYLGV, encoded by the coding sequence ATGGCTACCAACGAAACCCTGCGCATCGAGAACCTCAACGCCTGGTACGGCGAGTCGCACGTGCTGCACGGCGTCAACATGCACGTGGGCGAAGGCGAAGTGGTCGCGCTGCTGGGCCGCAATGGCGCCGGCCGCACCACCACCATGCGCGCCATCGTCGGCCTGACCGGCAAGCGCACCGGATCGATCCGCATCGCCGGCAAGGAAGCCATCTCGCTGGCGGCGCACAAGGTGGCTCGCCTCGGCGTGGGCTACTGCCCCGAGGAACGCGGCATCTTCGCCAGCCTGTCGGCCGAAGAGAACCTGATGCTGCCGCCCAGCGTGGCCGCCGGCGGCATGGGCATCGACGAGATCTACGGCATGTTCCCCAACCTCAAGGAACGCGCCTCCAGCCCCGGCACCCGGCTGTCCGGCGGCGAGCAGCAGATGCTGGCCGTGGCGCGCATCCTGCGCACCGGCGCGCGGCTGCTGCTGCTGGACGAGATCTCGGAAGGCCTCGCCCCCGTCATCGTGCAGAAGCTCGCGGAGATGATCCGCACGCTCAAGGCCAAGGGCTACACGATCGTGCTCGTCGAGCAGAACTTCCGGTTCGCCGCGCCGCTGGCCGACCGCTTCTACGTGATGGAGCACGGCAAGATTGTGCGCGAATTCGCCCAACACCAGCTGCAGGACAACATGTCCATGCTGCAGGAGTACCTCGGCGTCTAG
- a CDS encoding ABC transporter ATP-binding protein: MSAEIILETRGLTKEFKGFVAVNNVDLTVRRGDIHALIGPNGAGKTTFFNLLTKFLPPTRGTITYQGQDITNEKPAQTARRGIVRSFQISAVFPHMTVLENVRAALQRNLGTSFHFWKPEKSLFHLHDRAMQLLRDVDLQDFAQELTVNLPYGRKRALELATTMALEPDLMLLDEPTQGMGHEDVHRVTELIKKVSAGRTILMVEHNMNVVSSIADRITVLQRGAVIADGPYSEVSKNPQVIEAYMGATDAELQGAH; this comes from the coding sequence TTGTCCGCTGAGATCATCCTCGAGACCCGTGGACTCACGAAGGAGTTCAAGGGCTTCGTCGCCGTCAACAACGTCGACCTCACGGTGCGGCGTGGCGACATCCATGCGCTGATCGGCCCCAACGGGGCCGGCAAGACGACCTTCTTCAACCTGCTGACCAAGTTCCTGCCGCCCACCCGCGGCACGATCACCTACCAGGGCCAGGACATCACGAACGAGAAGCCGGCGCAGACCGCGCGCCGCGGCATCGTGCGCTCGTTCCAGATCTCGGCCGTGTTCCCGCACATGACGGTGCTGGAGAACGTCCGCGCCGCCCTGCAGCGCAACCTGGGCACGTCGTTCCACTTCTGGAAGCCGGAAAAGTCGCTGTTCCACCTGCACGACCGTGCGATGCAGCTGCTGCGCGACGTCGACCTGCAGGACTTCGCGCAGGAACTGACCGTCAACCTGCCCTACGGCCGCAAGCGCGCGCTCGAGCTGGCGACCACCATGGCGCTGGAGCCGGACCTGATGCTGCTGGACGAGCCCACGCAGGGCATGGGGCACGAGGACGTGCACCGCGTCACCGAGCTGATCAAGAAGGTGTCGGCCGGCCGCACCATCCTGATGGTCGAGCACAACATGAACGTCGTCTCGTCCATCGCCGACCGCATCACCGTGCTCCAGCGCGGTGCGGTGATCGCCGACGGCCCGTATTCGGAAGTCTCGAAGAACCCCCAGGTGATCGAAGCCTACATGGGTGCCACGGACGCCGAATTGCAGGGCGCCCACTGA